The Flavobacterium sp. K5-23 genome segment ATCAAGAAAGTCATTTTGTGCTTTTACCCTCCGAAAGTGAAGGTTGGCCCAAAGCCATTGCTGAAGGAATGTTTTGGGGTTGTGTTCCCATAGCAACTTCAGTTTCGTGTGTTCCGCTTATGTTGGATAACGGGAATAGAGGCGTTTTACTAGAAATGAATTTAAAAAAGGATACAAATCAACTACTCTTTTTAATTGCAAATCAAATGGATTATGACTTAAAACATATTAATGCAGTAAAATGGTCAAGTATCTATACTTTAGATTTTTTTAAGAATGAAATTGAGAAGTTACTATTACTAAATGCAAAATAGTACTTTTTTCATTTAATGATTAAGTTATAATTACCGAAATTGTCAAGGAAGGCAGGTGTTTATATGTTGCTTAATAAAACACGAGTGAAAATACTGATTATTGTATTTATAATAAAAAGAGATACATTTGGCAATAAAAAAAAATTGAATGCGCGTACTACAAATCATAGATTCACTGGAAGCTGGCGGAGCTGAGCGTATGGCAGTCAATTATGCGAATGCCTTGTCTAAAAGAGTAGCGTTTTCTGGAATTGTAGTGACAAGAGAGGAAGGACCGCTTATGCTGTTTCTTAATACTAATGTCACCTATTTTTTTTTGAATAAAAGAAGTAGTTTCGATTTAAATGCATTATTCCGATTAAAGGCCTTTGTTTTGAAAAATAATATTAATCTTGTTCATGCACATAGCACCTCTTTTTTCACGGCATTTCTTTTGAAATTTATTTGCCCCTCATTAAATATTATATGGCATGATCATTATGGGGACAGTGAATTTCTACATAAGCGACCATCTTTAGTTTTAAAACTGACGCTTCCATTTTTTACAGGAATTATATCAGTAAATCAAAAATTAAAAGATTGGGCAAAGAATCAAATGCGTTTTAATAACAGTTTGTATTTGCCTAATTTTGTATCTGAAGAAAGTAGTATTCAAGAGACTACTATTTTGAAAGGAATTGATGGCAAGCGAATCGTTTGTTTAGCTAATTTAAGAATTCAAAAAAATCATTTTTTATTGCTAGCTGTTGCTAAAAGAATCAAAATTGTATTTCCAGATTGGACATTCCATTTGGTGGGAAAAGATAGCGATGATTTCTATTCGGAAAAATTAAAAAAAATAATTTGCGAATTGGAACTTAAAGAGACTGTTTTTATATACGGTACAAGATCAGATATAAGTAGTATTTTGAAACAATCCACAATAGGGATTTTAACTTCTCAATCCGAAGGCTTACCTGTTGCTTTATTAGAATATGGTTTGCATAAAAAACCAGTGGTTGTGACGGATGTAGGGGAAGTCTCTTCTGTAATCGTAGACGGGAGTAATGGTTTTATTGTAAGTGTAGGTAATGAAATTATATTTTATGATGCACTTCTTAAATTAATTAAGGATGAAATTCTTAGATTAGAATTTGGAAATTCACTTCGTAAAACAATTATTGACAGTTATTCAGAAAATGTTGTAATGAAGCAATACTTAAATTGGTTACAAAGCACTATCCAAAAATGAAAAAAGAAGAACAGTCTTATCTTTATCTTATCCTTTTCCATATTTTTATTGGCTTTTTTATATATATATTCCCTTTTACTTCAAAAATATATGGCTATTCCATTTTTATATTTGGAGCATATTACATTATAAAAACCCAAAATAAAAACAACGAGGCACTTGTAGTAGCTGCCTATGTAGTAGGAGCTGAGGTGTTATTGAGGATGACTGGTGGTAATATCACATATGAGTTTTCAAAATACGGGGTGATGCTTTTTTTATTTTTAGGTATGTACTACAGCGGGTTTTCTAAAGGAGCTGCTCCTTATTGGATTTTTTTATTATTGCTTGTGCCTAGTGTGGTACTATCTACTTTTGTATTGAATTTTGATACCAATATAAGAAATGCAATTGCTTTTAATTTGTCAGGACCTGTTTGTTTAGGAATAGCTTCATTATATACCTATCGAAGAAAAATCTCTCTTGAACAAATGAATGTTATTTTACTAAGTTTAGGATTACCCATCATTAGCTGTGTAGTTTATTTAATTTTTTATACCCCTAATATTCAGGATGTGGTTACAGGGACACAATCTAATTTTGAAACTTCGGGTGGTTTTGGCCCCAATCAGGTAGCCACTTTTTTAGGACTAGGGATGTTTATTTTTTTTTCGAGAATTATTTTAGAGTCAAAATCAAAAATTTTAGTAGTAATTAATTTGATTGTAGCGTTTAATATTAGTTATAGAGGGATGGTTACTTTTTCCCGCGGTGGTATGATAACGGGATTTTTGATGATTGTATTGTTACTTGGCTTTTTGTATTCAAAGTCTAATTACCGTGGAAAGGTAAAGCTAAATTATATTATAGTATTGATTTCATTGGCGATGATGCTTGTTTGGGCCTATACTTCATTTCAAACGGGGGGGTTAATTGATAAACGGTATGCCAATCAAGATGCTGCAGGAAGAGCAAAAGAGAGTCAGCTTACTGGAAGAGAAGATATTGCCCAAAATGAAATCAATACTTTTTTTAATAATCCTGTTTTTGGAGTTGGTGTAGGGAAAGGGGTGGAGGTTCGTGAAGCTGAGACGGGGACTTTTGTGTTGTCCCATGATGAAATTACAAGAATGCTTGCAGAGCACGGTTCGTTAGGAGCTCTAGGTTTGTTGATCTTGTTTTTTACTCCTTTAGTATTGTATCTTGAAAATAAGTTCAATATGTTTTTGTTGTGTTTTGTAGCTTTTTGGTTTTTAACCATCAATCATGCCGCTATGCGAACCGCTGTTCCCGCCTTTGTATACTCCTTGTCCTTATTGAATGTGCAATTAGGAACGCCTAATAAACGAGAGTAGCGTTTTTAATAATTACAAACGCGTTTGTATTCAATTTTTATTTATTTAAATTCAATGAGAATGTTCTTGTTTCAAATGTTTTCACGCCATTTTTGATAATAGTTTAGTTTTAATTAAAACGATATCTTGACAAAATTACTATATTGCGCTACCAATCAAACGTTACAATGACTAAAAACAAAATGCATTTTGAAATATCAGAAAGGAAGATGATTCTTCGTTTTTTTGATGTTTTTTTTGTTTTGTCTGTCTTGTATGTAATCGGGAGTGTTTTTGAATATTCATATCTTGAAAATACGGCATCCTCTGTGAAAAGAATACTTGTCTTTGCCTTGTATCTCAATGTCTTTGGGGCAATATTTGAAATGTATAACTTACAGGTAGCCAGTAATGAATTTCAAGTTTTACGAAGTTCTATTCTTACTGGGTCAATTACTGTTTTGGCCTATTTATTAACGCCAATATTAACTCCTGTACTCCCTGAAAGCCGAATCCAAATTTTCTTGTTTTATATAATTGTAATAATTGTTTTGTACAGCTGGAGGTTGTTTTATGTCCGTTATTTAGCTTCAAACCGTTTTCGTCAAAATGCGGTTTTAATATGCGATAAAGATCAAGCCGAAGAATTGATTTTGGGATTAGAAAATATAGATCCACATTACAAAATTGTTGCGTATGTCAATTCGGATACTTTAGAAAATAAAAGTGAAGACTATCATTATGTTGAGAATATCAAAAGAACTGATTTGGTTTCATTTGTTAATGAGAATAAAATTTCGGAAATTGTTATTGCTTCCAAAAAAACGGAATTTATAACTACTGAACTTTATCAACAGCTAATACGTTTGCTTGAAACAGGTAACATCATTCGGGAGTACACTCAAGTTTATGAAAGTAAAACCCAGCGTATTCCAATTCATTTTATGGAAAGGGATTTTTATAAATTTTTCCCGTTTAGCGGAAGTAATCAAAACAAACTCTATTTATCCTTAATACGAATTTTTGATATTGGACTTTCGGTTTTTGGGCTATTTGTTGGTATTACTCTGACACCTTTTATTGTATTGGGAAATAGGATAGGTAATAAAGGGGATTTGTTTTATACTCAGGAACGAGTTGGGAAAGATGGCGAAATCTTTAATATTCTAAAATTTCGAACAATGGTAAAAAACGCCGAGTCAAACGGAGCAGTTTTCGCTGTTGCGAATGACAATAGAATTACGGGTTTTGGTAAGTTTTTAAGAAAAACCAGAATCGATGAATTTCCTCAGTTTTTAAACATATTAAAAGGAGAGATGGCTATAGTGGGACCACGTCCAGAGCGTCCCTTTTTTGTAAAAGCAATAGCAGCCAAAATGCCTTTTTACGAAACCAGACATGTGATAAAACCAGGATTGACGGGTTGGGCTCAAGTTAATTATGCTTATGGTGAAACTATAGAAGATAGTCTTATCAAACTGCAATACGATCTCTACTATATAAAACACAGGAGTGTATATCTGGATTTGAATATAGCTATTAAGACGATAACTACAGTATTGTTTTATAGAGGGCAGTAGGTAAATAAGAATATAACAAGTCGCGATGAGAAATAACAGCATCATTAGGCGATATTAAAAGGGTTTGTACTTTTCTTTAAATAACCCTTTGTTCATAATTAAATTATTTTAAAAATCAGACCTGTAATGATTATGCGGTCGTATTCCCCTCTTGAGAGGGGTAAGGGGTGTGTCCTTTTCTCAAAGCAAACAATACCTTATTGATAACATTCTGACTTCGTGTTTTTTGAAACCAAAAAACGTTAATAAAAACACACTCCTAGCCCCTATAACTCCGGTTTATATTCGTTTTGGAGTCGTTGAATCTTCGATTTCAAGAGGGGACTTCCGCCCCGTTTACATTTAATGTTTAGGTACTTATTAATTATATTATCGAGAAATCAAATTAACCCAAAAAGGTGAAAACAACTCATCCTTTATTATTTTCTTTTCCTAAATTATTATAGGAATGCGTTTCTTGTTTTGAATGGCCAATTTAACTAACACAGTGAAACTCGTTAGTATCAATGGGAGTACTATAATTAAATGCACTTTGTTGATCAGGATTAGCAAGTACACCACTAAGGAAAGGATGTTAATTAAAGAAAATCTGTAAATCCATTTTTTATTTTTTGTGAAATAAAAATACAGTAGCGCTAATAAACTTGGGTTGAATAATAATACATTGTAATTCAAAGCTAATTCCTTGTGGAAGGAGTAAAACCCAACAAAGACAAAAAACACTCCTAACAATCCCATTATAAAGAGATAAGATGCGTTTACTTTTTTATTGTTCAAAAGGACAATAACCACTAGAAAAATAAGGTAAGTATAGCAATTATTCCACCAAGATGCCGGTATGATTTTGTCAAATTCAATAATGGTTTTACTTTCAGCAGCGAGTGGTAGATTGTTGTATTGAACTCTTTTCAGGCTTTCCAGTAATTCGAAAGGAAGAAATATCTCTGTTCCATACCCATCTACTTTTTTTCCGAAAATGATACTAGTGCCCAGTTTCTCATAAAAATGGTTGTCAAAATAAGGACTCAAGATACTTCTATACGTCTTGTCAGTATCCACTTTTTTTACAATTACCTTAGATTGCAATGTTTTATTGATGATATCCACCACCATCGAGGTGCAGTTTTTATCTATAAATTTATAAGTGTAATGACTTTCTCCTGATGCTAAAGAGATGTTCAAATTATCAAATAACGTTTGTTTTTGATCCTCTGAAATGTTTAATTCCTGTTCGTAAACCGACCTTTTCTCATAAGTATATTCGCTGATGAAATTAGAATAGGAATGTACAACAGCATAATATTGTAAATCTCCTTTTGTGAATTTCAATACAAAATTAGGGGTGTTGAAATCAAATGCGCCGTAATTGTAAACTGCATCGATATTGTTGTCACTGTCACTTATACGAATGGCGGTGTGCCCAAAAAGAGAATAGGATTCATTTCCTGTTCCACATGTCAATACACTTACACGAGCGTTTTTTGATAAAGTAATGTTTTGACCATAACTTTGGGTTATGGTTAATAACAGGATTGTTAAAGAGAAAATATATTTTAATATGGAAATTTTCATTTGGAGTATGTTTACTAAATTAATTTCTAAATAGGGCTAAATCGACTTTTATTGAAAAAATATTTGAATACAAAGCCGCGCTTTGATTCCCGAGATCAGTTAAGGCGTAGTCTACCTGTATCCCTTTGTATTTAAAACCCAGTCCGATATTGGGTTGGAATCCTACTTTTTCGGTACTGTCTAATTGTTGGATATTCTGAAAATTCCCAAAGCCTGCACGTACGAAAACCAAATCAGTATAGCCAAATTCTAATCCCAAAGCAGGATCGATACTTACGAATTCAGTCGAAATGATATCATTAGTTTTTGCAAATCGCATATTGAGGTTGGCTGCTGCCAAAAGGCTATAATCATAGCGAATAATAAACTTTTTTGATAGGCCAAGTTGTGCTTTTGGAGCTGTGATTTCAGTGCTTTCAGGAAGTTCTTGATTTTGTCCCGGAATCGCATCAGCAATCTTTTTGTATTCCGTCTCATTGATATTCCAAACATTATATGTAGTGGTGATATCGCGTAACATTAAACCAAAATGCCAGTTGTTCTTTTCGAATTGTACGCCTACATCAAACCCAAAACCCCAAGAATTTGCAAATTTCCCGATGATTCGGCGTATTACTTTGGCATTTACACCATATTGGAATCCCTGAACGGGTAATTTTCGAGCATAAGAAAAGGTGAAACCATAATCAGCAGTGGAGAAAAGACTAATTCTATTGTAGTCAATATTACCTTGGCTGTCGATTAATTCGGTTGTATTCAGGATGTCATCAACACCAAAACGAATTAGGGAAATTCCCCAGGCACTGTCGTCATCAATAGGACTCGCA includes the following:
- a CDS encoding glycosyltransferase, which produces MRVLQIIDSLEAGGAERMAVNYANALSKRVAFSGIVVTREEGPLMLFLNTNVTYFFLNKRSSFDLNALFRLKAFVLKNNINLVHAHSTSFFTAFLLKFICPSLNIIWHDHYGDSEFLHKRPSLVLKLTLPFFTGIISVNQKLKDWAKNQMRFNNSLYLPNFVSEESSIQETTILKGIDGKRIVCLANLRIQKNHFLLLAVAKRIKIVFPDWTFHLVGKDSDDFYSEKLKKIICELELKETVFIYGTRSDISSILKQSTIGILTSQSEGLPVALLEYGLHKKPVVVTDVGEVSSVIVDGSNGFIVSVGNEIIFYDALLKLIKDEILRLEFGNSLRKTIIDSYSENVVMKQYLNWLQSTIQK
- a CDS encoding O-antigen ligase, whose product is MKKEEQSYLYLILFHIFIGFFIYIFPFTSKIYGYSIFIFGAYYIIKTQNKNNEALVVAAYVVGAEVLLRMTGGNITYEFSKYGVMLFLFLGMYYSGFSKGAAPYWIFLLLLVPSVVLSTFVLNFDTNIRNAIAFNLSGPVCLGIASLYTYRRKISLEQMNVILLSLGLPIISCVVYLIFYTPNIQDVVTGTQSNFETSGGFGPNQVATFLGLGMFIFFSRIILESKSKILVVINLIVAFNISYRGMVTFSRGGMITGFLMIVLLLGFLYSKSNYRGKVKLNYIIVLISLAMMLVWAYTSFQTGGLIDKRYANQDAAGRAKESQLTGREDIAQNEINTFFNNPVFGVGVGKGVEVREAETGTFVLSHDEITRMLAEHGSLGALGLLILFFTPLVLYLENKFNMFLLCFVAFWFLTINHAAMRTAVPAFVYSLSLLNVQLGTPNKRE
- a CDS encoding exopolysaccharide biosynthesis polyprenyl glycosylphosphotransferase translates to MTKNKMHFEISERKMILRFFDVFFVLSVLYVIGSVFEYSYLENTASSVKRILVFALYLNVFGAIFEMYNLQVASNEFQVLRSSILTGSITVLAYLLTPILTPVLPESRIQIFLFYIIVIIVLYSWRLFYVRYLASNRFRQNAVLICDKDQAEELILGLENIDPHYKIVAYVNSDTLENKSEDYHYVENIKRTDLVSFVNENKISEIVIASKKTEFITTELYQQLIRLLETGNIIREYTQVYESKTQRIPIHFMERDFYKFFPFSGSNQNKLYLSLIRIFDIGLSVFGLFVGITLTPFIVLGNRIGNKGDLFYTQERVGKDGEIFNILKFRTMVKNAESNGAVFAVANDNRITGFGKFLRKTRIDEFPQFLNILKGEMAIVGPRPERPFFVKAIAAKMPFYETRHVIKPGLTGWAQVNYAYGETIEDSLIKLQYDLYYIKHRSVYLDLNIAIKTITTVLFYRGQ
- a CDS encoding DUF4105 domain-containing protein: MKISILKYIFSLTILLLTITQSYGQNITLSKNARVSVLTCGTGNESYSLFGHTAIRISDSDNNIDAVYNYGAFDFNTPNFVLKFTKGDLQYYAVVHSYSNFISEYTYEKRSVYEQELNISEDQKQTLFDNLNISLASGESHYTYKFIDKNCTSMVVDIINKTLQSKVIVKKVDTDKTYRSILSPYFDNHFYEKLGTSIIFGKKVDGYGTEIFLPFELLESLKRVQYNNLPLAAESKTIIEFDKIIPASWWNNCYTYLIFLVVIVLLNNKKVNASYLFIMGLLGVFFVFVGFYSFHKELALNYNVLLFNPSLLALLYFYFTKNKKWIYRFSLINILSLVVYLLILINKVHLIIVLPLILTSFTVLVKLAIQNKKRIPIII
- a CDS encoding PorV/PorQ family protein, producing the protein MNIGVDAAALGMANAVTASTADVNSGYWNPAGLIGLEDNQFSLMHASYFANIAQYDYLAYASPIDDDSAWGISLIRFGVDDILNTTELIDSQGNIDYNRISLFSTADYGFTFSYARKLPVQGFQYGVNAKVIRRIIGKFANSWGFGFDVGVQFEKNNWHFGLMLRDITTTYNVWNINETEYKKIADAIPGQNQELPESTEITAPKAQLGLSKKFIIRYDYSLLAAANLNMRFAKTNDIISTEFVSIDPALGLEFGYTDLVFVRAGFGNFQNIQQLDSTEKVGFQPNIGLGFKYKGIQVDYALTDLGNQSAALYSNIFSIKVDLALFRN